The Argiope bruennichi chromosome 5, qqArgBrue1.1, whole genome shotgun sequence genome segment TTCCAAAGTAAatggtttattttcattttcaagatcttaaaatgcaaaaaagagtATCCAAAAGTAAATTCACAAGCTTTAGAATAAacgtcattaaataaaatatagttttacctttttttgtggaatttggcatttaaaacttttttaataaattacatctaCTTAACAGCCGTAACTGTAACTGGCAGAGCATGTGTTTACTTCTgctaaaacaaaaacaatgaaagggttttagttttgttatgtAAATTAGCATCAATTTCattactatgaaaataaaaacgttttcactttccatttttaagaatttatattataataaaaactatcaATTTGTTCCTAAACATGAACCTTGCAGTCCCGACAGCGTTTCAATGTTACaagattttgttaataaatattcgaaagtttttgtattaaccGGTGCTGGAGTTTCCACTGAAAGTGGTTTACCCGATTATAGATCTAAAGATGTTGGTTTGTATGACAGAAGTCCAAACCGTCCCGTGTTGtacaaagattttatttccaaaactgAAGTTCGAAAACGATACTGGGCAAGAAACTTTGCTGGCTGGAAGCTATTTTCTTCAGCCCAACCAAACGAAGTGCATAGATTTTTATCGCTTTGGGAGCAAAAAGGTGGTTTACATTGGCTAGTAACTCAGAATGTAGACCGATTGCATCATAAAGCAGGCTCCCAGCGTGTAACAGAACTTCATGGAACATCATATGTTGTAAAGTGCCTTAGTTGTCCTAATTTGTTTTCTAGAAATCTCTTTCAGATCATTCTAAGagatttaaatcctaattttaatgTTGAATCTACAGAAATTGCCCCAGATGCTGATGTGCATTTGGATCCTGAATTAGCAAAATCTTTTAAGATTCCTGATTGTGAGAAATGTGGTGGCATTTTGAAACCTGATGTAGTGTTTTTTGGAGAAAGTGTTCCAAAGGAAAAAGTATTTGAACTCTATGATAAAGTAGAAAAATCAGATGCTATTCTTGTTTTAGGGTCTTCTCTAGAAGTAAGTATAATAAGGGATTTTCCCCCTCAATCttcctcttttaaaataaaaatttgaaaatgtgtaGTTTCATTGATAAATATCCtcatttattttttgcagttcattcaataatttttaatttcatgttttcttgctaattttagcaataataatatgaaaatctaGTTATTGTgagctgaattttaaaatttcatttattcttcttgaTA includes the following:
- the LOC129969079 gene encoding NAD-dependent protein lipoamidase sirtuin-4, mitochondrial-like; the protein is MKIKTFSLSIFKNLYYNKNYQFVPKHEPCSPDSVSMLQDFVNKYSKVFVLTGAGVSTESGLPDYRSKDVGLYDRSPNRPVLYKDFISKTEVRKRYWARNFAGWKLFSSAQPNEVHRFLSLWEQKGGLHWLVTQNVDRLHHKAGSQRVTELHGTSYVVKCLSCPNLFSRNLFQIILRDLNPNFNVESTEIAPDADVHLDPELAKSFKIPDCEKCGGILKPDVVFFGESVPKEKVFELYDKVEKSDAILVLGSSLEVYSGYRFVHAASEFKKCIGIVNIGPTRADKLATFKITARCGGILPKIKL